In the genome of Roseofilum casamattae BLCC-M143, the window GCTCAAATCTACAACCCGAAACCTCTCCCGACAACGAACGAAATTACCGATACTCTCTCTCGTAAAGATATTCCCACCGGGACAGGTGGATTTGCGCGAGATTATATGGTTCAGTTAGATGCGGGAGATAATATTGCGATCGATCTCCATTCCGACCAATTCGACACCATCGTTACCCTACTCTCCGAGGATGGAACGACAGTGGCGGAAAATGACGACGGACCGGACGGTAGTACTAATTCTCTCCTCTTTGCTCGCATCGGTAAATCTGGTAACTATATTGTCCGGGTTCGCGCTTTTGGCGAAACTCCAGGAGGCAAGTTCGATCTGAAGGTCACTCGCTTGCGACCGATCTAACAACTTTCACCATTAATGTTCCTCTGCTCCAAATTTAGTTGATGCAAAAGGCTTGACAAACCACTAAAATCAATGCTAGCTTAGTAAAGCATTGAAAATTCAGCCGGGATAGCTCAGTCGGTAGAGCAGAGGACTGAAAATCCTCGTGTCGGCGGTTCAAGTCCGCCTCCTGGCATCTTTAGTCGTATTTATTGTACTTGGCTTTTACAGCCGACACGATAGTTTTCGTCCCCCTCCTCTGCCCAAAACCAGACTAACACC includes:
- a CDS encoding PPC domain-containing protein produces the protein MVNVFAAKGSHLGFAFSAFVTLGISAAAQAQIYNPKPLPTTNEITDTLSRKDIPTGTGGFARDYMVQLDAGDNIAIDLHSDQFDTIVTLLSEDGTTVAENDDGPDGSTNSLLFARIGKSGNYIVRVRAFGETPGGKFDLKVTRLRPI